The stretch of DNA TCGGCGTCGCGACGGTTCGCGAGGGGGCGATGCTCGAACGCGAGGACGACGAACACGTCGTCGTCGGCACCGCGGGCCACGTCGACCACGGGAAGTCGACGCTCGTGGGCACACTCGTCACCGGCGAGCGCGACGACGGGCAGGGGAACACCCGTTCGTTCCTCGACGTGCAGCCCCACGAGGTCGAACGCGGGCTCTCGGCGGATCTCTCCTACGCGGTGTACGGGTTCGACGAGGATGGCGACACTGTCCGGATGGACAACCCCCACCGCAAGAGCGACCGGGCCCGGGTCGTACAGGAGGCCGACCGCCTCGTCAGCTTCGTCGACACCGTGGGCCACGAGCCCTGGCTTCGCACGACGATCCGGGGGCTGGTGGGTCAGAAGCTCGACTACGGCCTGCTCGCGGTCGCGGCCGACGACGGGCCGACCAAGACCACCCGCGAACACCTCGGCATCCTGCTCGCGACCGAACTGCCGACGATGGTCGCGATCACCAAGACCGACGCCGTCAGCGACGAGCGCGTCGAAGCCGTGGAGGACGAGGTGGAGGCGATGCTCCGGGAGGTGGGCGAGACACCCCTACCCGTCGATCGCCACGGCGTCGACGCCGCGATCGAGGAGATCGGCACCGTAGTTCCGATCCTCCGGACCAGCGCGGTCGCGGGCGACGGGCTCGACGAGCTGGACACGCTGTTCGAGGCGCTGCCCAAGCGCGACTCCGACGCCGACGCGCCGTTCCGGATGTACGTCGACCGCTCCTACAGCGTCACCGGCGTCGGCGCCGTCGCCTCGGGGACGATCAACGCCGGCACGGTCGAGGCCGGCGACGAGCTCTTGCTCGGCCCGATGGCCGACGGGAGCTTCCGGGAGGTGGAGGTCCGGTCGATCGAGATGCACTACCACCGCGTCGATCAGGCCCGCGCGGGCCGGATCGTCGGGATCGCCCTCAAGGGCGTCGAGGAAGCGGAGATCGAGCGCGGGATGGCGCTGCTCCCCCGCGACGCTGACCCCGATCCCGTCCGAGAGTTCGAGGCCGAGGTCGTCGTGTTGAACCACCCGACCAAGATCGGCGAGGGGTACGAGCCGGTCGTCCACCTCGAAACCGTGAGCGAAGCCGGGATCTTCACGCCCGAGGGCGGGCGGCTGCTCCCGGGCGACAACGGCCGGACGACGGTCCGGTTCAAGTTCCGCCCCTACCTCGTCGAGGAGGGCCAGCGGTTCGTGTTCCGCGAGGGCCAGAGCAAGGGCGTGGGCACGGTCCGCTCGATAGACACGTAGCCCGAACGCTTTTCGCGACCCACGGCGACCCACGAAGGGATGGATGACGGCACGAAGCGGCGGCTGACGCTGCTCGTGACCGGCGTGTTGCTGGCCGCCGTGGCGACGACGCTCGCGCAGTTCCCGCTCGTCGCCGGGGGCGTCGCCGACGCGAGCCCCTACGCCGTCGCGGTCGGACTCGGCGTCGCGATGCCGCTGCTGCTCGCCGGCGCGTACCCGCGGACGGAGACCACCGATACGCGATGGCACGCGATACTCGTCTTGGTGGAAGCTGTTGCCGGCGTCGGCGCCGGCGTCGGCGCCGTCGCGCTGCTGGTGACAACCGATCTGCCGGACATGCTCGCAGTCGGCGCCGCCGCGGCCGCGACGTACGTCGGCGCTACCGCGGCGCGAGCGGTCGTGTTGGGGCGACCGACCGGCGAGGGGGAGCCGTAGCTCAGTTCCCGACGACGTAGCTGCCGTCGACGC from Halolamina sediminis encodes:
- a CDS encoding GTPBP1 family GTP-binding protein — protein: MSADRAPLQRALERGEEEGGPVEFKTRLTRDTHLADGRMESLAAQLRHRVLSGDGEATYVVGVDDDGAIAGISPDAFSESMDVLSLLADEADAHIEDVETWGIDGGDGAEGLVGVATVREGAMLEREDDEHVVVGTAGHVDHGKSTLVGTLVTGERDDGQGNTRSFLDVQPHEVERGLSADLSYAVYGFDEDGDTVRMDNPHRKSDRARVVQEADRLVSFVDTVGHEPWLRTTIRGLVGQKLDYGLLAVAADDGPTKTTREHLGILLATELPTMVAITKTDAVSDERVEAVEDEVEAMLREVGETPLPVDRHGVDAAIEEIGTVVPILRTSAVAGDGLDELDTLFEALPKRDSDADAPFRMYVDRSYSVTGVGAVASGTINAGTVEAGDELLLGPMADGSFREVEVRSIEMHYHRVDQARAGRIVGIALKGVEEAEIERGMALLPRDADPDPVREFEAEVVVLNHPTKIGEGYEPVVHLETVSEAGIFTPEGGRLLPGDNGRTTVRFKFRPYLVEEGQRFVFREGQSKGVGTVRSIDT